From the Chloroflexus aurantiacus J-10-fl genome, one window contains:
- a CDS encoding RecQ family ATP-dependent DNA helicase — translation MVTQQHPSTSNLPSEATVILRDVFGFSTFRPHQEQIIGRVLRGESTLAVLPTGAGKSLTYQLPAQLLPQATVVISPLIALMKDQVDRLPPAVQERATIINSTLTAGEVRDRLRAIAAGKYKLVYVAPERLRQRSFLFALRHCGVSRLVIDEAHCISLWGQNFRPDYLFINRAMNELGQPPVLAVTATAASDTIHTLQTMIGPLTVVQAPVFRPNLFFQVIQVRPGMSKARSLIELCRKINGSIIVYARARQTCEDLALELRSAGVAADHYHALHPDRAGVQERFMNGKTRVLVATVAFGMGVDKADIRAVIHYNLPASLEAYYQEAGRAGRDGLPARCILFFSENDARVLRTWLQSTTITRENLRELYRQVRRTITYPAGVIDLDALQSQFGPAGEVLTRVGISVLEQVGLLKRHFDLPLAAVVERTGTVAATDWLHHLPREAIEIDLMLLAHQHNIPVAHIEAVLLEAQAAGLLRYRPGLRLPLIELLSPPADAGERVEGWLERFRQYQEQRIESMVDYARSQRCRHQILAAYFGQQLAACRIGCDVCSSSRALKVGRREWH, via the coding sequence ATGGTCACTCAGCAACATCCCTCTACCTCAAACCTGCCATCTGAAGCCACCGTCATTTTGCGCGATGTTTTTGGTTTCAGTACGTTCCGCCCTCATCAAGAGCAGATTATCGGCCGTGTATTGCGTGGCGAATCGACCCTGGCCGTCTTACCGACCGGTGCCGGCAAGTCGTTGACCTATCAGTTACCGGCCCAGCTTTTACCACAGGCCACAGTGGTGATTAGCCCTTTGATCGCGTTAATGAAGGATCAGGTAGACCGGTTACCACCTGCCGTCCAGGAACGGGCAACCATCATCAACTCCACCCTTACCGCAGGAGAGGTGCGCGACCGCTTACGGGCAATTGCTGCCGGTAAGTACAAACTGGTTTATGTCGCTCCCGAACGCCTGCGACAACGCTCATTCCTTTTTGCGCTTCGTCACTGTGGCGTGTCCCGTCTTGTGATCGACGAGGCGCACTGTATCAGCTTATGGGGACAAAATTTTCGCCCTGATTATTTGTTCATCAACCGGGCGATGAACGAACTCGGCCAACCGCCAGTTCTGGCTGTGACAGCTACGGCTGCCTCTGATACGATCCATACGCTGCAAACGATGATCGGCCCGCTGACGGTCGTTCAGGCACCTGTCTTTCGCCCTAACCTGTTTTTTCAGGTGATCCAGGTGCGACCAGGGATGTCAAAGGCACGTAGTCTGATTGAACTCTGCCGGAAGATCAATGGCTCAATCATCGTGTATGCCCGTGCGCGCCAGACTTGTGAAGACCTGGCGCTGGAGCTGCGTTCTGCCGGTGTTGCTGCCGATCACTATCACGCTCTGCATCCTGATCGAGCAGGTGTGCAAGAGCGGTTCATGAACGGAAAGACGCGGGTTCTGGTTGCGACAGTCGCGTTTGGGATGGGGGTTGACAAAGCCGATATTCGTGCTGTCATCCACTACAATCTTCCCGCCTCACTCGAAGCCTACTACCAGGAGGCGGGCCGGGCCGGGCGTGATGGCTTGCCGGCGCGCTGTATTCTCTTTTTCAGCGAGAATGATGCTCGTGTATTGCGGACCTGGTTGCAATCAACGACAATTACCCGCGAGAATCTGCGTGAGTTGTACCGTCAAGTCAGGCGTACAATCACCTATCCCGCAGGTGTGATTGATCTTGATGCGTTACAATCCCAGTTTGGTCCCGCTGGTGAAGTGCTGACGCGAGTCGGGATCAGTGTCTTGGAACAGGTAGGTCTGCTCAAACGTCATTTCGACCTGCCGCTGGCAGCGGTGGTCGAACGAACCGGGACGGTAGCTGCCACAGACTGGTTACACCATCTTCCACGGGAAGCGATTGAAATCGATCTCATGCTCCTTGCCCATCAGCACAACATTCCGGTAGCTCACATTGAAGCAGTGTTGTTAGAAGCGCAAGCCGCTGGCCTGCTACGTTACCGACCGGGACTACGCCTGCCGCTCATTGAACTCTTGTCACCGCCAGCCGACGCAGGCGAGCGTGTCGAGGGCTGGCTGGAAAGGTTCCGGCAATATCAGGAGCAGCGGATTGAGTCCATGGTCGATTACGCTCGCAGTCAGCGTTGCCGACACCAGATACTGGCAGCGTATTTTGGTCAACAACTTGCCGCCTGTCGTATCGGTTGCGACGTCTGCTCCTCATCACGGGCACTTAAAGTTGGCAGGCGCGAGTGGCATTAA
- the pnp gene encoding polyribonucleotide nucleotidyltransferase produces the protein MTERNIYSVSAEIAGRTLTLEAGRFAEQADGAVVARYGDTMLLATVVCAKEAREGTDFFPLTVDYEEKMYAVGKIPGNFFKREGRPTTTAILISRLTDRPLRPLFPKGFYNEVQVIITTFSIDMENDPGPLAIIAASAALCISDIPFAGPVGAVQMGHLNGQLVVNPKMNEIADSRLDLVVAGTKDAVLMVEAGAYELTEDEMLQAVIDGHAVCKQICDLQEQLVQLCGKPKRPFTPPVVDTSLEEAISAWMGDRLRKAVRSPIKQEREAQTEALKAEVIAHFTADEPEEEIANRTKEVTKAFEKLLKDEVRNAILDEGIRVDGRALDEIRPISIEVGVIPRVHGSAVFTRGQTQVLTITTLGSPGDEQKVDDLGIETSKRYIHHYNFPPFSTGEVRRIGTPRRRDIGHGALAERSLYAVLPDEKDFPYTIRLVSEVLSSNGSSSMASVCGSSLSLMDAGVPIKAPVAGVAMGLITGEDGRWRVLTDIQGLEDALGDMDFKVAGTAKGVTGLQMDIKTTGITYEIMREAFAQARAGRLFILDKMNEVISAPRPELSIYAPRIMTIQIPVDKIGALIGPGGKTIRNICETTGAQIDIEDDGRVFITTPDGAAARQAISMIEGLTREAKVGDIFLGKVVSIKPFGAFVNILPGKDGMVHVSELDEKRVENVEDVVSLGDEINVMVIDIDRTTGKISLSRRAVLTGETPEERKAAGAAPRPRPREEQRGGRDEPRSLRDELRGPRREGDRPRPRRRDD, from the coding sequence ATGACAGAACGGAATATCTATTCGGTAAGTGCGGAGATTGCCGGCCGAACGCTCACCCTGGAAGCCGGGCGTTTTGCCGAACAGGCTGATGGTGCTGTTGTAGCCCGGTATGGCGATACGATGCTGTTGGCCACCGTCGTTTGCGCCAAAGAAGCTCGTGAAGGAACCGATTTCTTCCCGCTGACCGTTGATTACGAAGAGAAGATGTACGCGGTCGGCAAAATTCCGGGTAATTTCTTCAAGCGCGAAGGTCGGCCCACCACCACGGCGATTCTCATCTCCCGCTTGACCGACCGCCCCCTGCGGCCACTTTTCCCCAAAGGTTTTTACAACGAGGTTCAGGTCATTATCACGACGTTCTCGATTGATATGGAGAACGATCCGGGGCCGTTGGCAATAATTGCCGCTTCCGCAGCGCTGTGTATCAGCGATATTCCCTTCGCCGGCCCGGTTGGTGCGGTGCAGATGGGGCATCTGAACGGTCAGTTGGTGGTCAATCCCAAGATGAATGAGATTGCCGATAGCCGGCTCGATCTGGTGGTGGCCGGTACCAAAGATGCAGTGCTGATGGTTGAAGCCGGCGCTTACGAGTTGACCGAAGACGAGATGCTTCAGGCCGTGATTGATGGCCATGCGGTCTGCAAGCAGATCTGTGATCTACAAGAGCAACTGGTTCAGCTTTGTGGCAAACCGAAGCGTCCCTTCACGCCGCCGGTGGTTGACACCTCGCTCGAAGAGGCCATCAGTGCGTGGATGGGTGACCGGCTGCGCAAAGCGGTACGCAGTCCAATCAAGCAAGAACGTGAAGCTCAAACGGAAGCGCTGAAGGCTGAAGTGATTGCCCACTTTACTGCTGATGAACCGGAAGAAGAGATCGCGAACCGCACCAAAGAGGTCACAAAGGCGTTTGAGAAGCTTCTGAAAGATGAAGTGCGTAACGCTATTCTCGATGAAGGTATCCGGGTCGATGGCCGGGCGCTCGATGAAATTCGTCCGATCAGTATCGAAGTCGGGGTGATCCCTCGTGTGCATGGCTCGGCGGTCTTTACCCGCGGTCAGACCCAGGTGTTGACGATTACCACCCTCGGTTCGCCCGGCGACGAGCAGAAAGTGGACGATCTCGGTATCGAGACTTCCAAACGCTACATTCATCACTACAATTTCCCACCTTTTAGCACGGGCGAAGTGCGGCGGATTGGGACACCACGACGGCGTGATATTGGTCACGGTGCATTGGCCGAACGCTCGCTGTACGCCGTGTTGCCTGATGAGAAGGATTTTCCCTACACGATCCGGCTGGTATCTGAGGTGCTCTCCTCGAATGGCTCGTCATCAATGGCGTCGGTCTGTGGTTCATCGCTGAGCCTGATGGATGCCGGTGTACCGATCAAGGCGCCGGTTGCCGGTGTGGCCATGGGTCTGATTACCGGCGAAGATGGCCGCTGGCGCGTGTTGACCGATATTCAGGGCCTGGAAGATGCCCTCGGCGATATGGACTTCAAAGTGGCCGGTACGGCAAAAGGTGTTACCGGTTTGCAGATGGATATCAAGACAACCGGTATCACCTATGAGATTATGCGCGAGGCGTTTGCACAGGCCCGTGCCGGTCGCCTGTTCATTCTTGATAAGATGAACGAGGTGATCAGTGCACCACGGCCAGAGCTGTCAATCTATGCACCGCGCATTATGACGATCCAGATTCCGGTTGATAAGATTGGCGCCCTGATTGGCCCCGGCGGTAAGACGATCCGCAATATCTGTGAGACGACCGGTGCGCAGATTGATATTGAAGACGATGGCCGTGTCTTTATCACAACCCCTGATGGTGCCGCAGCCAGGCAGGCGATCAGCATGATCGAGGGGTTGACCCGCGAAGCCAAGGTTGGTGACATTTTCCTCGGTAAAGTGGTCAGCATTAAGCCTTTTGGGGCGTTTGTGAATATCTTGCCCGGTAAAGACGGCATGGTTCACGTCTCGGAGCTTGATGAAAAGCGGGTCGAGAACGTTGAGGATGTGGTCTCGCTCGGCGATGAAATCAATGTGATGGTGATCGATATTGATCGCACCACAGGGAAGATTAGTCTTAGCCGACGGGCAGTGCTGACCGGCGAAACGCCCGAAGAGCGCAAAGCTGCTGGTGCCGCACCACGCCCGCGTCCACGCGAAGAACAGCGTGGTGGTCGCGATGAGCCGCGAAGCCTGCGTGACGAGCTGCGTGGACCGCGCCGTGAAGGTGACCGGCCACGCCCGCGCCGCCGGGATGATTAG
- a CDS encoding alpha/beta fold hydrolase — translation MTTQTTLLTHCELGGSGPRLIHIAPANGFPPEAYVPLAAGLASFGRILGYRPRPLRVDGDAQPGGTWRDLAADLIADLQAVTGEPVVGIGHSLGGILTLYAAVERPELFQRIVLIDPVLFRRRLQILIWLLRQSGQGYRFPLAQGALRRRDHFASVDEARQRWQGRGVFADFTPDALEGYLQGGLRPHGRGYTLAWPKRWEAHIFASSPLDAWRDLRRLRIPLMIVRGTRSDLITDSVWQRLQRMLPHATFAEVEAGHMLPMERPEEVAGLIARWLAQPIPHR, via the coding sequence ATGACAACTCAAACTACTCTTCTTACCCATTGTGAGCTCGGGGGTTCTGGCCCTCGTCTCATCCATATCGCGCCTGCCAATGGCTTTCCACCAGAAGCCTACGTCCCTCTCGCCGCCGGGCTTGCGTCCTTTGGGCGCATTCTGGGATACCGGCCACGTCCGCTGCGTGTCGATGGGGATGCGCAGCCGGGAGGGACATGGCGCGATTTGGCTGCTGATTTGATTGCCGATCTTCAGGCGGTGACCGGCGAACCGGTGGTTGGTATCGGCCATTCACTTGGTGGTATTCTGACATTGTACGCCGCAGTAGAACGGCCTGAACTCTTCCAGCGGATTGTGTTGATCGATCCGGTGCTCTTTCGCCGACGCTTGCAGATACTGATCTGGTTGTTACGTCAGAGTGGTCAGGGATACCGCTTTCCCCTGGCTCAGGGTGCTTTACGCCGGCGCGATCACTTTGCCAGCGTTGATGAGGCCCGACAGCGCTGGCAGGGTCGTGGGGTGTTCGCCGATTTTACCCCTGACGCACTCGAAGGATATCTGCAGGGTGGGTTACGTCCGCATGGCCGGGGCTACACACTGGCCTGGCCAAAACGTTGGGAAGCTCATATTTTTGCGTCTTCCCCACTTGATGCCTGGCGTGATTTACGACGTTTGCGCATCCCACTCATGATTGTGCGGGGGACACGATCTGACCTGATTACCGATTCGGTCTGGCAACGGTTGCAGCGAATGCTGCCGCACGCTACTTTCGCCGAGGTAGAAGCCGGACATATGCTCCCAATGGAGCGCCCTGAAGAGGTGGCCGGGCTGATTGCCCGCTGGTTAGCGCAGCCAATCCCTCACCGCTGA
- a CDS encoding PP2C family protein-serine/threonine phosphatase, protein MQSLEIHADHRVAVAGAIITNSTRALVVTPAPHQQVAVTRGQLFVLCEPIGPVERAEHACRIVTRSIRHTFYESEATSAASALRIAIVNANKALYQDNMRHSPTRRMTVGVTAIALLGNDLFIAQVQPAQVFLRCSGKLRAIPTHPSWDPAQVNAAQIALTNALGASLFVEPEFFRAVVQPGDAVLLSSSTLIGHFDPPTMAALLAQADASAIINTAHARIADLPSAELLAFTVHEPAPRPTPSPTPSAHQAQPDKRQIAVATEPKADPLFTLPPQPAFTPNPPPRPAPIDLGEPLAERVVRQTAPLPPSSVLGEDPPQSIPIDLGDTFANGQPYGLRHPIRPPDTMTWSERLAWPWLALSDMVREWRRERQLRRKALTISSYVPRGRGLTYRRTAPPIPWPLLLVTVLIVGVAIVYGINLSQQNNLQLATEYLVAAEERVAAVRTAPDETTAREALLIAQQAIDVARASPEITTTNPGLWLRFSELEREYERLLAAVDRVSFLEPTLLASHPLPNGIFTTIVVPPAMSSVTDPANLTALRYLYALDSDPEAARLYRIPRDGGTPEPYLEPGQTVGAAIVGSLRAALWRIDQVVAIDQAPNGFGYYFRQNDTWNYSKLGSSEIWIDPERLDVEEYAGNLYIWGAQPGEVLKFSSGRYGDTPEFWLNPGVTRDAAVLSAIDMAVDGSIYLLQKNGTVLIFSFGQLVGQLTPSNVSPPIAEVSRFVITGPPDAGYIFLLEPAQERILQLDKRTGELIQQLRVRADSNLRLSQLTALSIDMSSARPILYIASAGDIVRAELPTPPRSFREEARP, encoded by the coding sequence ATGCAATCACTTGAGATTCATGCAGACCACCGTGTTGCGGTGGCCGGAGCAATTATCACAAACAGTACACGAGCGCTCGTCGTAACACCTGCTCCTCACCAGCAAGTGGCGGTTACGCGCGGTCAGCTTTTTGTGTTATGTGAACCGATAGGCCCGGTTGAGCGTGCTGAACACGCCTGCCGAATTGTCACCCGAAGCATTCGCCACACCTTCTACGAGAGCGAAGCTACCAGCGCGGCATCGGCATTGCGCATAGCAATCGTCAACGCCAACAAAGCGTTGTATCAGGATAACATGCGACATTCGCCGACCCGTCGTATGACTGTCGGCGTTACTGCGATTGCCCTGCTCGGCAACGATCTCTTCATCGCCCAGGTGCAACCGGCTCAGGTCTTCTTGCGTTGCAGCGGAAAACTCCGTGCTATCCCAACCCATCCGTCCTGGGATCCGGCTCAGGTGAATGCAGCACAGATTGCGCTCACCAACGCTCTGGGAGCCAGTCTGTTTGTTGAGCCAGAGTTCTTTCGCGCCGTCGTACAGCCAGGTGATGCTGTGTTGTTGAGTAGCAGCACCCTGATAGGTCACTTCGATCCACCAACAATGGCAGCACTCCTGGCCCAGGCAGATGCGTCTGCAATCATCAATACGGCTCACGCTCGCATCGCCGACTTGCCATCAGCCGAACTACTGGCGTTCACTGTTCACGAACCGGCCCCCCGGCCCACACCATCGCCGACGCCTTCTGCACATCAGGCGCAACCGGATAAGAGACAGATCGCAGTTGCAACCGAACCGAAAGCCGATCCACTCTTTACCCTACCACCACAACCGGCTTTTACGCCGAATCCACCGCCACGTCCAGCCCCTATCGATCTTGGCGAACCACTGGCGGAACGTGTTGTACGGCAGACTGCACCGTTACCCCCGTCGAGTGTTTTAGGCGAGGACCCACCACAATCGATCCCGATTGATCTGGGGGACACCTTCGCCAATGGTCAACCGTATGGCCTTCGGCATCCCATACGGCCACCAGACACTATGACGTGGAGTGAACGACTGGCATGGCCGTGGCTGGCCCTGAGTGACATGGTGCGCGAATGGCGACGTGAGCGACAATTGCGACGCAAAGCATTGACAATCAGTAGTTATGTGCCGCGAGGGCGTGGTCTGACCTATCGCCGTACCGCGCCACCGATTCCCTGGCCGTTATTGCTGGTCACTGTGCTGATTGTCGGTGTTGCGATTGTATACGGCATTAACCTCTCGCAGCAGAATAACCTGCAACTGGCGACCGAATATCTGGTCGCGGCTGAAGAACGAGTCGCCGCAGTGCGCACGGCACCCGATGAGACAACGGCTCGTGAGGCGTTACTCATTGCGCAACAGGCGATTGATGTGGCCCGTGCCAGCCCGGAAATTACGACCACCAATCCGGGGTTGTGGCTACGCTTCAGTGAACTCGAACGCGAGTACGAGCGATTACTGGCGGCAGTTGACCGGGTTTCTTTTCTTGAACCAACCTTGCTGGCAAGTCATCCGTTGCCGAATGGCATCTTTACTACCATTGTCGTACCGCCAGCAATGAGTAGTGTCACCGATCCGGCAAACCTGACAGCACTGCGCTATCTATACGCACTGGATAGCGATCCCGAGGCTGCTCGCCTCTACCGGATTCCCCGCGACGGCGGTACGCCAGAGCCATATCTCGAACCTGGTCAGACTGTCGGAGCGGCGATTGTTGGCTCTTTACGCGCAGCACTCTGGCGTATCGACCAGGTGGTAGCGATTGATCAGGCTCCAAACGGGTTCGGTTATTACTTCCGCCAGAATGACACCTGGAACTACTCGAAACTGGGAAGTTCCGAAATCTGGATCGATCCTGAACGGCTCGATGTCGAGGAGTATGCCGGTAATCTGTATATCTGGGGTGCCCAGCCTGGTGAAGTGTTAAAGTTTTCGTCTGGTCGCTACGGCGATACACCTGAATTCTGGCTCAACCCCGGCGTGACCCGCGATGCTGCTGTCCTTTCGGCAATTGATATGGCGGTTGATGGCAGCATCTACTTGCTGCAAAAGAATGGCACAGTGCTGATCTTTAGTTTCGGGCAACTGGTAGGCCAGCTTACCCCCAGCAATGTCTCGCCCCCTATCGCCGAGGTGTCACGGTTTGTGATTACTGGCCCACCTGATGCCGGTTACATCTTTCTGCTCGAACCGGCGCAGGAGCGCATCTTACAGCTTGATAAGCGCACCGGTGAGCTGATCCAGCAGCTACGGGTACGCGCCGACAGTAACCTGCGCTTGAGTCAACTGACTGCCCTGAGTATCGATATGAGCAGTGCCCGTCCGATACTCTACATTGCCAGTGCCGGTGATATTGTGCGTGCCGAACTCCCAACACCGCCACGCAGCTTTCGTGAAGAAGCCCGCCCATGA